The Paraburkholderia sp. ZP32-5 genome includes a window with the following:
- the gcvH gene encoding glycine cleavage system protein GcvH: MSIPADLKYTESHEWVRTEADGTLTVGITDHAQEALGDIVFFEVQELGKTVAAGDTVAVIESVKAASDIYAPVAGEIIEANTAVADSPDSVNSTPYESWLFKIKPAADASLDRLIDAGAYEKSIGA; this comes from the coding sequence ATGAGCATCCCGGCCGATCTGAAATACACCGAATCGCACGAATGGGTCCGCACCGAAGCGGACGGCACGCTGACGGTCGGCATCACCGACCACGCGCAGGAAGCGCTCGGCGATATCGTCTTCTTCGAAGTCCAGGAACTGGGCAAAACCGTCGCCGCGGGCGACACCGTCGCCGTGATCGAATCGGTGAAGGCCGCCTCCGACATCTACGCGCCGGTCGCGGGCGAGATCATCGAAGCGAACACCGCTGTCGCCGATTCGCCGGACTCGGTCAACAGCACGCCGTATGAAAGCTGGCTGTTCAAGATCAAGCCGGCCGCCGATGCGTCGCTCGATCGTCTGATCGACGCGGGCGCGTACGAGAAGTCGATCGGCGCCTGA
- the gcvP gene encoding aminomethyl-transferring glycine dehydrogenase, producing MKLEHPDRLMNRTPLSLAALEVHDAFAERHIGPDTADQQAMLEALGFASRAALIDAVIPKTIRRTETLPLGPFAQPKSEAEALAALRELADKNKVFRSYIGQGYYNAHTPTVILRNVLENPAWYTAYTPYQPEISQGRLEALLNFQQMIVDLTGLAISNASLLDEATAAAEAMTLLQRVGKPKSNVFFVADDVLPQTIEVVKTRATPVGIEVKVGPAAEAANANAFGVLLQYPGVNGDVRDYRALTDAIHAAGGHVVAAADLLALTVLTPPGEWGADVAVGNTQRFGVPVGFGGPHAAYLAVRDEFKRQMPGRLVGVTVDAQGNPALRLALQTREQHIRREKATSNVCTAQALLAIMASMYAVYHGPRGLKTIALRVNRVAALLAEGAKQLGYKLVNETFFDTLTFDTGARTQALHDAATAKGINLRHVSATQVGLSIDETTTRHDLADLLAVFAQAAFSNDVPQVDALDAALSASNVGSVPAALERTSAYLTHHVFNRHHSETEMLRYLRSLADKDLALDRSMIPLGSCTMKLNATSEMLPVTWPEFGQIHPFAPAEQTVGYREMIDQLEEMLVAATGYAAVSLQPNAGSQGEYAGLLIIHAYHASRGEAHRNVCLIPASAHGTNPASAQMAGMQVVVVACDAQGNVDTEDLKKKAAQHADKLAAIMITYPSTHGVFEANVREICEIVHAHGGQVYVDGANMNAMVGLCAPGQFGGDVSHLNLHKTFCIPHGGGGPGVGPVAVGAHLAQFLPNQTSSGYTRADSGIGAVSAAPYGSASILPISWMYIAMMGAKNLTAATETAILNANYVANKLAPHYPVLYSGPGGLVAHECILDLRPIKETSGITVDDVAKRLADYGFHAPTMSFPVPGTLMVEPTESESKEELDRFIEAMIAIRDEIRAVEEGRADREDNPLKHAPHTAAVVVADDWKHAYSREAAAYPLKTLIANKYWPPVGRADNVYGDRNLFCSCVPIADYE from the coding sequence ATGAAGCTCGAACACCCGGATCGTCTGATGAACCGCACTCCTCTCTCGCTCGCCGCGCTCGAAGTGCACGACGCCTTCGCCGAACGGCATATCGGCCCGGACACGGCCGACCAGCAAGCGATGCTCGAAGCACTCGGCTTCGCATCGCGCGCGGCCCTGATCGACGCCGTCATTCCGAAGACGATCCGCCGCACCGAAACGCTGCCGCTCGGCCCGTTTGCGCAACCGAAAAGCGAAGCCGAAGCGCTCGCCGCACTGCGCGAACTCGCGGACAAGAACAAGGTGTTCCGCTCCTACATCGGCCAGGGCTATTACAACGCCCACACGCCGACGGTGATCCTGCGCAACGTGCTGGAAAATCCGGCGTGGTACACCGCGTACACGCCGTATCAGCCTGAAATCTCGCAAGGCCGTCTGGAAGCGCTGCTGAACTTCCAGCAGATGATCGTCGACCTGACCGGCCTCGCCATCTCCAATGCGTCGCTTCTCGACGAAGCGACCGCCGCCGCCGAAGCGATGACGCTGCTGCAACGCGTCGGCAAGCCGAAGTCGAACGTGTTCTTCGTCGCCGATGACGTGCTGCCGCAAACCATCGAAGTGGTGAAGACGCGCGCGACGCCGGTCGGCATCGAAGTGAAGGTCGGCCCGGCCGCTGAAGCCGCGAATGCGAACGCGTTCGGCGTGCTGCTGCAATACCCGGGCGTGAACGGCGACGTGCGCGACTACCGTGCGCTGACCGACGCGATCCACGCGGCCGGCGGCCATGTGGTCGCCGCCGCCGACCTGCTCGCGCTGACGGTGCTGACGCCGCCGGGCGAATGGGGCGCGGACGTCGCGGTCGGCAATACGCAGCGTTTCGGCGTGCCGGTCGGCTTCGGCGGTCCGCATGCCGCGTATCTCGCGGTGCGCGACGAATTCAAGCGGCAGATGCCGGGTCGTCTGGTCGGCGTGACCGTCGACGCGCAAGGCAACCCCGCGCTGCGTCTGGCGCTGCAAACGCGCGAACAGCACATCCGCCGCGAGAAGGCGACCTCGAACGTGTGTACCGCGCAGGCGCTGCTCGCGATCATGGCCAGCATGTACGCGGTCTATCACGGCCCGCGCGGCCTGAAGACGATCGCGCTGCGTGTGAATCGCGTCGCCGCGCTGCTCGCCGAGGGCGCGAAGCAACTCGGCTATAAGCTCGTCAACGAAACCTTCTTCGACACGCTGACTTTCGACACCGGCGCGCGCACGCAAGCACTGCACGATGCCGCCACGGCGAAGGGCATCAACCTGCGCCATGTGAGCGCAACGCAAGTCGGCCTGTCGATCGACGAAACCACCACGCGTCACGATCTGGCCGACCTGCTTGCGGTGTTCGCGCAAGCGGCTTTCTCGAACGACGTGCCGCAAGTCGACGCGCTCGACGCCGCGCTGAGCGCATCGAACGTGGGATCGGTGCCGGCCGCGCTCGAACGCACGAGCGCGTATCTGACGCATCACGTGTTCAACCGTCACCATTCGGAGACGGAAATGCTGCGCTATCTGCGCAGCCTCGCGGATAAAGATCTCGCACTCGACCGCTCGATGATCCCGCTCGGCTCATGCACGATGAAGCTGAACGCGACGTCGGAAATGCTGCCGGTCACGTGGCCCGAATTCGGTCAGATCCATCCGTTCGCGCCGGCCGAGCAAACCGTCGGCTACCGCGAAATGATCGATCAGCTCGAAGAAATGCTGGTCGCCGCGACCGGCTATGCGGCGGTGTCGCTGCAGCCGAACGCGGGCTCGCAGGGCGAGTACGCGGGTCTGTTGATCATCCACGCGTATCACGCGTCGCGCGGCGAAGCGCATCGCAATGTCTGCCTGATCCCGGCTTCGGCGCACGGCACGAACCCGGCGTCCGCGCAGATGGCCGGCATGCAGGTCGTCGTCGTTGCATGCGACGCGCAAGGCAACGTCGATACCGAAGACCTGAAGAAGAAGGCCGCGCAGCACGCGGACAAACTCGCGGCGATCATGATCACGTATCCGTCCACGCATGGCGTGTTCGAAGCGAACGTGCGTGAAATCTGCGAAATCGTGCATGCGCACGGCGGCCAGGTCTACGTGGACGGCGCGAACATGAACGCGATGGTGGGTCTGTGCGCACCGGGTCAGTTCGGCGGCGACGTATCGCACCTGAACCTGCACAAGACCTTCTGCATTCCGCACGGTGGCGGCGGACCGGGCGTCGGTCCGGTCGCGGTCGGCGCGCACCTTGCGCAGTTCCTGCCGAACCAGACTTCGTCGGGTTACACGCGCGCGGACAGCGGCATTGGCGCGGTATCGGCCGCGCCGTACGGCTCGGCGTCGATCCTGCCGATCTCGTGGATGTACATCGCGATGATGGGCGCGAAGAACCTGACCGCCGCGACCGAAACCGCGATTCTCAACGCGAACTACGTCGCCAACAAGCTCGCGCCGCACTATCCGGTGCTGTACTCGGGCCCCGGCGGCCTAGTCGCGCACGAGTGCATTCTCGATCTGCGTCCGATCAAGGAAACCAGCGGCATCACCGTCGACGACGTCGCCAAGCGCCTCGCCGACTACGGCTTCCACGCGCCGACGATGAGCTTCCCGGTACCGGGCACGCTGATGGTCGAGCCGACCGAATCGGAGTCGAAGGAAGAGCTCGACCGCTTCATCGAAGCGATGATTGCGATCCGCGACGAAATCCGCGCGGTCGAGGAAGGCCGTGCCGATCGCGAAGACAACCCGCTGAAGCACGCGCCGCATACGGCGGCGGTGGTGGTCGCCGACGACTGGAAGCATGCGTACTCGCGCGAAGCCGCCGCGTATCCGCTGAAGACGCTGATCGCGAACAAGTACTGGCCGCCGGTCGGCCGCGCGGACAACGTGTATGGCGACCGCAATCTGTTCTGCTC